The Sagittula sp. P11 genome window below encodes:
- the trkA gene encoding Trk system potassium transporter TrkA, translating into MKVIICGAGQVGWQIARHLSGERNDVTVVDSNPDLVRRATDSLDVQGIAGFASYPDVLDRAGARDADMVIAATHSDEVNMVTCQVAHSVFAVPRKIARLRAESYLTAIYSDLYRRDHMPIDVVISPEREVAEAALQRLAAPVAFDTEKFLDGQAQLMGLSIDPESPVINTPLRQLTDLFSTLRAVVVGIRREGTLFAPESGDQLFAGDSAYVMVHADDIGRALEIFGKTYRKQERVVIVGGGNVGLAVARRLENKTERIRAKVIERDRKQAERAAEELERTIVLHGDGLDRALLSEAGIERADAALCVTDDDKVNLLAAVRAKAAGCPMVIALINDPTLVPLMEPLGIDAYINPRSTTVSSILRHIRHGKVRAVYSIGDAEAEVIEAEVLSTSPIAGAMIRDIDFPEGVLVGAVRKGDKVVKPTGGLRIEDGDQIVLFSLSGDVPEVERLLQVSIDFF; encoded by the coding sequence ATGAAGGTCATCATCTGTGGGGCGGGCCAGGTCGGTTGGCAGATCGCGCGGCACCTGTCCGGTGAGCGAAACGATGTGACCGTGGTGGACAGCAACCCCGATCTCGTGCGCCGCGCGACGGATTCGCTCGACGTGCAGGGCATCGCCGGTTTCGCCTCCTACCCCGATGTGCTGGACCGTGCCGGTGCACGCGACGCCGACATGGTGATCGCCGCGACCCACTCGGACGAGGTCAACATGGTGACCTGCCAGGTGGCGCATTCGGTCTTTGCCGTGCCGCGCAAGATCGCGCGCCTGCGTGCCGAAAGCTACCTGACCGCCATCTACTCCGATCTTTACCGGCGCGATCACATGCCCATCGACGTGGTGATCTCGCCCGAACGCGAAGTGGCGGAGGCGGCGCTGCAGCGGCTTGCGGCACCGGTCGCCTTCGATACGGAGAAGTTCCTCGATGGTCAGGCCCAGCTCATGGGGCTGTCCATCGACCCGGAGTCGCCGGTCATCAACACGCCGCTGCGGCAGCTGACCGACCTGTTCTCGACCCTGCGGGCGGTCGTGGTCGGAATACGCCGCGAGGGCACGCTGTTCGCACCCGAAAGCGGCGACCAACTTTTCGCCGGGGACAGCGCCTATGTCATGGTGCACGCCGACGACATTGGCCGCGCGCTGGAGATCTTCGGCAAGACCTACCGCAAGCAGGAACGCGTCGTGATCGTCGGCGGCGGAAACGTCGGCCTTGCGGTGGCGCGGCGGCTTGAGAACAAGACCGAACGCATCCGCGCCAAGGTCATTGAGCGTGACCGCAAGCAGGCCGAACGCGCCGCCGAGGAACTGGAACGGACCATCGTCCTGCACGGCGACGGGCTCGACCGGGCGCTGCTGTCCGAGGCCGGGATCGAACGCGCCGACGCCGCGCTCTGCGTGACCGACGACGACAAGGTGAACCTGCTGGCGGCAGTGCGCGCCAAGGCCGCGGGTTGTCCCATGGTGATCGCCCTCATCAACGACCCGACGCTGGTGCCGCTGATGGAGCCGCTCGGCATCGACGCCTACATCAACCCGCGCTCCACCACCGTGTCGTCGATCCTGCGCCATATCCGGCACGGCAAGGTGCGCGCTGTCTACTCCATCGGCGATGCGGAGGCGGAGGTGATCGAGGCGGAAGTTCTCTCGACCTCGCCCATCGCCGGCGCCATGATCCGCGACATCGACTTCCCCGAAGGTGTGCTGGTGGGGGCGGTTCGCAAGGGCGACAAGGTGGTCAAACCCACCGGCGGGCTGCGGATCGAGGACGGCGACCAGATCGTGCTCTTCAGCCTGTCGGGCGACGTGCCGGAGGTCGAACGCCTTCTGCAGGTCTCCATCGACTTCTTCTGA
- a CDS encoding sigma-54 dependent transcriptional regulator — MSDILIVDDERDIRELIGDILEDEGYTTRLAGNSNDAMAEINSEPPALLILDIWLKDSKMDGIDILKTVKRDNPDIPVVIISGHGNIEIAVAAIKQGAYDFIEKPFNIDQLLVVIRRAMEASMLRRENQQLKRGEVRQAEMIGESASFRTLVSQLEKVTKSNGRVMLTGPAGCGKEVAARYIHANSNRAQAPFVTVNCAGVEPEMMEAMLFGRESAKRGIEPGLLEQAHGGVVYFDEVADMPVGTQSKILRVLVDQQFQRVGGNDKVRVDLRVISSTNRDLQEEIAMGRFREELYHRLNVVPIAVPSLAERREDIPVLARHFIEGCNLTQGLPLRELTEDAIALMQTMTWPGNVRQLKNLVERVLILGDGHGPIEARELPQESVPGEDGEGRVVLSGTLATLPLREAREAFEREYLLTQINRFGGNISRTASFVGMERSALHRKLKSLGVVTSAKSGGRVARVDEDRMSEAS; from the coding sequence ATGAGCGACATCCTGATTGTCGACGACGAGCGTGACATCCGCGAGCTGATCGGGGATATCCTCGAGGACGAGGGCTATACAACCCGGCTGGCAGGCAACTCGAACGATGCCATGGCTGAAATCAACTCCGAGCCGCCCGCGCTCCTGATCCTCGACATCTGGCTGAAGGACAGCAAGATGGACGGGATCGACATCCTCAAGACCGTCAAGCGCGACAACCCCGACATCCCGGTCGTGATCATCTCCGGTCACGGCAATATCGAGATCGCCGTGGCGGCGATCAAGCAGGGCGCCTACGACTTCATCGAGAAGCCGTTCAACATCGACCAGTTGCTGGTCGTGATCCGCCGCGCGATGGAGGCGTCCATGCTGCGCCGCGAGAACCAGCAGCTCAAGCGCGGCGAGGTGCGGCAGGCGGAGATGATCGGCGAAAGCGCGTCGTTCCGCACGCTGGTGTCGCAGCTCGAGAAGGTGACGAAGTCGAACGGCCGCGTGATGCTGACCGGCCCCGCGGGGTGCGGCAAGGAAGTGGCCGCGCGCTACATCCACGCCAATTCGAACCGCGCGCAGGCGCCCTTCGTCACGGTGAACTGCGCGGGCGTCGAGCCGGAGATGATGGAGGCCATGCTCTTCGGTCGCGAAAGCGCCAAGCGCGGGATCGAGCCCGGGCTGCTGGAACAGGCACACGGCGGCGTCGTCTATTTCGACGAGGTCGCGGACATGCCTGTCGGAACACAATCCAAGATCCTGCGCGTGCTGGTCGACCAGCAGTTCCAGCGCGTCGGCGGCAACGACAAGGTGCGGGTGGACCTGCGGGTGATCTCCTCGACCAATCGCGACCTGCAAGAGGAAATCGCCATGGGCCGGTTCCGCGAGGAACTGTACCACCGTCTGAACGTGGTGCCGATCGCGGTGCCGTCGCTGGCAGAGCGGCGCGAGGACATCCCGGTGCTGGCGCGGCACTTCATCGAGGGCTGCAACCTGACGCAGGGCTTGCCGCTGCGCGAACTGACCGAGGACGCCATCGCGCTCATGCAGACGATGACCTGGCCGGGCAACGTCCGCCAGCTGAAGAACCTGGTTGAGCGGGTTCTGATCCTCGGCGACGGGCACGGCCCCATCGAGGCGCGCGAGCTACCGCAGGAAAGCGTGCCGGGCGAAGATGGCGAGGGCCGCGTGGTGCTTTCGGGCACGCTGGCGACGCTGCCGCTGCGCGAGGCGCGCGAGGCTTTCGAGCGCGAATACCTGCTGACCCAGATCAACCGTTTCGGCGGGAACATCTCGCGCACGGCGTCGTTTGTCGGTATGGAGCGGTCGGCGCTGCACCGGAAGCTGAAGTCTCTCGGCGTGGTGACCTCGGCCAAGTCCGGCGGGCGTGTGGCGCGCGTGGACGAGGACCGCATGTCGGAAGCGTCCTGA
- a CDS encoding PAS domain-containing sensor histidine kinase, with protein MTFLLVALGPILAFSTFLVLGPLDQGSSTSSLRMVLLADLVYVLLLAALVLMRVSRMVSARRAQSAGSRLHLRLTTAFVMMALLPTITVAVFAVLTINIGLETWFSTRVQNVVSASRAAAEAYDEQSREGLVQDAEALAEFLDSSRRAAFMIDDGALRRLLGQGQGRIQRGLREAYVIDGAGEIRARGERSYLFNYEEPRVSDFAEAEETGVAIIPDYDNNELRALVPLAAFVDRYLYISREVDGAILNLLDETQETARFYQQQESERGRRLFDFAMLYLGFAVLLILAATWAGLWFAERLSRPVGRLAGAAQQVGKGDLDVQVIEEETDDEISMLGRLFNQMTRQLKAQRETLLENTRQIERRQRLFDSVLTSVTSGVVGLDPDGTVAFVNRSAERLLGWHETHRADPIMVAVPEFGEVFDRLRNEGREVVQQEVKVIREGRLEHLLVRLSTRRRADGSLEGYVVAFDDVTDLVSAQRMAAWGDVARRIAHEIKNPLTPIQLSAERIKRKFARQLDEADAEKLEEMTGVIVRQTDGLRRIVDEFSKFARMPEPERRPEDLGDLLRGAILLQDSGQPNVTFRTDLPRQKMPSELDAGMIGQAFTNLIKNAGEATESLIQKGAPEGYRPEIRVEGEIDGNDAVIRIMDNGIGLPEDRARLFEPYVTTRNEGTGLGLPIVKKIIEEHGGTLHLEDAPPFSDGAHRGAMAVVRLPLRPAAEQPQPEFNNENMEKTA; from the coding sequence ATGACCTTCCTGCTTGTGGCGCTTGGGCCGATCCTCGCGTTTTCCACGTTCCTCGTGCTTGGCCCGCTGGACCAGGGCTCGTCGACATCCAGCCTGCGCATGGTGCTGCTGGCCGACCTGGTCTACGTCCTGCTTCTGGCGGCGCTCGTGCTGATGCGGGTCAGCCGGATGGTGTCGGCCCGGCGGGCGCAATCGGCGGGGTCGCGACTGCACCTGAGGTTGACCACCGCCTTCGTGATGATGGCGCTTCTGCCGACGATCACGGTTGCCGTCTTCGCGGTGCTGACCATCAACATCGGCTTGGAGACGTGGTTCTCCACCCGCGTGCAGAACGTGGTGAGCGCGTCGCGCGCCGCGGCCGAAGCCTATGACGAACAAAGCCGCGAGGGCCTCGTGCAGGATGCGGAGGCCTTGGCGGAGTTCCTCGATTCCAGCCGCCGCGCCGCCTTCATGATCGATGACGGGGCGCTGCGGCGGTTGCTGGGGCAGGGGCAGGGGCGCATCCAGCGGGGCCTGCGCGAGGCCTACGTGATCGACGGCGCCGGAGAGATACGGGCGCGGGGCGAACGCTCCTACCTGTTCAATTACGAGGAACCTCGGGTCTCCGACTTCGCGGAGGCGGAGGAAACCGGGGTCGCGATCATCCCGGATTACGACAACAACGAACTGCGCGCGCTGGTGCCGCTTGCCGCCTTCGTGGACCGCTACCTCTACATCAGCCGCGAGGTCGACGGTGCGATCCTGAACCTGCTGGACGAAACGCAGGAGACCGCGCGCTTCTACCAGCAGCAGGAAAGCGAGCGGGGCAGGCGGCTGTTCGACTTCGCCATGCTGTATCTCGGTTTTGCGGTGCTGCTGATCCTCGCCGCGACATGGGCGGGCCTTTGGTTCGCGGAACGGCTGTCGCGCCCGGTGGGGCGTCTGGCGGGGGCGGCGCAGCAGGTCGGCAAGGGCGACCTCGACGTGCAGGTGATCGAGGAGGAGACCGACGACGAGATTTCGATGCTCGGGCGCCTGTTCAACCAGATGACCCGCCAGCTCAAGGCGCAGCGCGAGACATTGCTGGAGAACACGCGCCAGATCGAGCGGCGGCAACGGCTGTTCGACTCCGTGCTGACCTCCGTCACCTCGGGTGTCGTCGGTCTCGATCCGGACGGGACCGTGGCCTTCGTGAACCGCTCGGCCGAACGGTTGCTGGGCTGGCACGAAACCCATCGTGCCGATCCGATCATGGTGGCCGTGCCGGAATTCGGCGAGGTGTTCGACCGCCTGCGCAACGAGGGCCGGGAGGTCGTTCAGCAGGAGGTCAAGGTCATCCGCGAAGGTCGGCTGGAACATCTGCTGGTGCGCCTCTCCACGCGCCGTCGTGCCGACGGCTCGCTCGAAGGGTACGTGGTTGCCTTCGACGACGTGACCGACCTTGTCAGCGCGCAGCGGATGGCGGCCTGGGGCGACGTGGCGCGGCGCATCGCGCACGAGATCAAGAACCCGCTCACCCCGATCCAGCTTTCGGCGGAACGGATCAAGCGCAAGTTCGCCCGCCAGCTGGACGAGGCCGACGCCGAGAAGCTGGAGGAGATGACCGGCGTGATCGTCCGGCAGACCGACGGCCTGCGGCGGATCGTCGACGAATTCTCCAAGTTCGCGCGCATGCCGGAGCCGGAGCGGCGACCGGAGGACCTGGGCGACCTGCTGCGCGGGGCGATCCTGCTGCAGGACAGCGGCCAGCCGAACGTGACCTTCCGCACCGATCTTCCGAGGCAGAAGATGCCGTCGGAACTTGACGCGGGCATGATCGGGCAGGCCTTCACCAACCTGATCAAGAACGCGGGCGAGGCCACGGAAAGCCTGATCCAGAAGGGCGCGCCGGAGGGCTACAGGCCGGAGATCCGCGTCGAGGGCGAGATCGACGGCAACGACGCGGTGATCCGCATCATGGACAACGGCATCGGCCTGCCTGAGGACCGCGCGCGCCTGTTTGAGCCCTACGTCACCACCCGCAACGAGGGCACGGGCCTTGGCCTGCCCATCGTCAAGAAGATCATCGAGGAACATGGCGGCACGCTGCATCTGGAAGATGCACCGCCGTTTTCGGATGGCGCCCACCGTGGCGCGATGGCGGTCGTCCGGCTGCCGCTGAGACCCGCGGCAGAGCAGCCGCAACCGGAATTCAATAACGAAAACATGGAGAAGACGGCATGA
- a CDS encoding response regulator, with protein MDGTVLVADDDRTIRTVLTQALTRAGCKVHATSSLTTLMRWVGEGKGDVVISDVMMPDGNGLEMLPKISEDRPGLPVIVISAQNTIMTAIQAAEAEAYDYLPKPFDLPDLMKRTAKALENRNRAPRREETVVGADEPDELPLVGKTPAMQALYRLVAKVMNTDLPVLITGESGTGKSLIAKALHDFSDRRTLPFVTVTAGDLQDLDGPARVLARVKGGTLLIDEIADVPDEIQARIVRMMDVPGDHVPRFLASSQMDPQSLIEGGKVRQDLFYRLDGAAIAVPSLRERVEDISLLTDHFLARAEREGASKRWLSEGAADLFRVYSWPGNVRQLENAVRRLSLTSRSEEITRAEVEAVLGNQPETGPVLRGGDSDKLGESVARHLRRYFDLHGAMLPPPGLHGRIIREVEAPLIEIALEATGGNQAKCADLLGINRNTLRKKITDLDIRVTRRRKLM; from the coding sequence ATGGACGGCACCGTTCTTGTCGCTGACGACGACCGCACGATCCGCACCGTGCTGACCCAGGCGCTGACGCGCGCGGGCTGCAAGGTGCACGCAACCTCTTCGCTGACCACGCTCATGCGGTGGGTCGGCGAGGGCAAGGGGGATGTGGTGATCTCCGACGTCATGATGCCCGACGGAAACGGGCTCGAGATGCTGCCGAAGATTTCCGAGGATCGGCCTGGCCTGCCGGTGATCGTGATCTCGGCGCAGAACACCATCATGACGGCGATCCAGGCGGCGGAGGCGGAAGCCTACGACTACCTGCCCAAACCCTTCGACCTGCCGGACCTGATGAAGCGCACGGCCAAGGCGCTGGAGAACCGCAACCGCGCGCCCCGGCGAGAAGAGACGGTGGTCGGCGCCGACGAGCCGGACGAGCTGCCGCTGGTGGGCAAGACCCCGGCGATGCAGGCGCTCTACCGGCTTGTCGCCAAGGTGATGAACACCGACCTCCCGGTGTTGATCACCGGCGAAAGCGGCACGGGAAAGTCGCTGATCGCGAAGGCGCTGCACGATTTTTCCGACCGGCGGACGCTGCCCTTCGTCACCGTGACGGCGGGCGACCTGCAGGACCTCGACGGTCCGGCGCGGGTGCTGGCGCGGGTGAAGGGCGGGACGCTGCTGATCGACGAGATCGCCGATGTCCCGGACGAGATCCAGGCCCGGATCGTGCGCATGATGGATGTGCCTGGCGATCACGTGCCGCGCTTCCTCGCCTCCAGCCAGATGGACCCGCAGTCGCTGATCGAGGGCGGCAAGGTGCGGCAGGACCTGTTCTACCGCCTCGACGGCGCGGCCATCGCTGTGCCTTCGCTGCGGGAGCGGGTTGAGGACATCTCGCTCCTGACCGACCACTTCCTTGCGCGGGCGGAGCGTGAAGGCGCGTCGAAGCGCTGGCTGTCCGAAGGCGCGGCGGACCTGTTCCGGGTGTATTCCTGGCCGGGCAACGTGCGCCAGCTCGAGAACGCTGTGCGGCGGCTGTCGCTGACCTCGCGGTCCGAAGAGATCACAAGGGCAGAGGTCGAGGCGGTTCTGGGCAACCAGCCGGAAACCGGACCTGTGCTGCGCGGGGGCGACAGCGACAAGCTGGGCGAATCCGTCGCACGCCACCTGCGCCGGTATTTCGACCTGCATGGCGCGATGCTGCCGCCGCCGGGTCTGCACGGGCGTATCATCCGCGAGGTCGAGGCCCCGCTGATCGAGATTGCCCTTGAGGCAACCGGGGGGAATCAGGCGAAATGCGCCGACCTTCTGGGAATAAACCGCAATACTTTGCGCAAGAAGATCACGGATCTGGATATTCGCGTGACACGCCGCCGAAAGTTGATGTAA
- a CDS encoding nitrogen regulation protein NR(II) has translation MMDDRDMMIWSSLPVPAVLIDPDEKIGDLNPAAEGFLNNSAKWLQGQPIWDRLAIDAPLEESLSRARENGTPLFVNDVDVGTGSRPPLVCNLQIAPLQGREGWMVMLISPRELAGRMTQSHSVKSAAKSAIGMAEMLAHEIKNPLAGITGAAQLLSMNLPKEDLEFTDLIVAETRRIVKLLEQVEQFGNLSAPDRREVNIHDVLDRARRSALLGFGAHMRIHEEYDPSLPMAWGDPDQLLQVVLNLVKNASEAADPINGGHITLHTYYEHSFRLRRADGSGQTLPLQIEIIDDGPGLPEAIKGDIFDPFVSGKENGTGLGLALVSKIISDHDGWISVDSVPGRTVFRISLPRAPRAKKETK, from the coding sequence ATGATGGATGACCGCGACATGATGATCTGGTCCTCGCTGCCGGTCCCGGCGGTGCTGATCGATCCGGACGAGAAGATCGGCGACCTGAACCCGGCGGCCGAGGGGTTCCTGAACAACTCCGCCAAATGGCTGCAGGGCCAGCCGATCTGGGACCGGCTCGCCATCGACGCGCCGCTGGAGGAGAGCCTGAGCCGCGCGCGGGAGAACGGCACGCCGCTCTTCGTCAACGACGTGGACGTGGGCACGGGCAGCCGGCCGCCGCTGGTGTGCAACCTGCAGATCGCGCCGCTTCAGGGGCGGGAGGGCTGGATGGTCATGCTGATCTCACCGCGCGAGCTGGCCGGGCGGATGACGCAGAGCCATTCGGTGAAATCCGCCGCGAAGTCCGCCATCGGCATGGCAGAGATGCTGGCCCACGAGATCAAGAACCCGCTGGCGGGGATCACCGGCGCGGCCCAGCTTCTCAGCATGAACTTGCCCAAGGAAGACCTTGAATTCACGGACCTTATCGTCGCCGAGACGCGGCGGATCGTGAAACTGCTGGAGCAGGTCGAACAGTTCGGCAACCTCTCGGCGCCCGACCGGCGCGAGGTGAACATCCACGATGTTCTGGACCGCGCTCGCAGATCGGCGCTGCTGGGGTTCGGTGCGCACATGCGCATCCACGAGGAATACGACCCCTCGCTTCCGATGGCCTGGGGCGATCCGGACCAACTGCTGCAGGTGGTGCTGAATCTCGTGAAGAACGCCTCCGAGGCGGCCGATCCGATCAACGGCGGCCACATCACGCTGCACACCTATTACGAACACAGCTTCCGCCTGCGGCGCGCCGACGGCTCCGGCCAGACGCTGCCCCTGCAGATCGAGATCATCGACGATGGTCCCGGCCTGCCTGAGGCGATCAAGGGCGACATCTTCGATCCCTTCGTTTCGGGCAAGGAGAACGGCACGGGGCTTGGCCTCGCGCTGGTGTCGAAGATCATTTCGGACCACGACGGCTGGATCTCGGTGGACTCCGTCCCCGGCCGCACGGTCTTTCGCATTTCGCTGCCCCGGGCCCCCCGGGCGAAGAAGGAGACCAAGTGA